One genomic region from Tripterygium wilfordii isolate XIE 37 chromosome 20, ASM1340144v1, whole genome shotgun sequence encodes:
- the LOC119986765 gene encoding HEAT repeat-containing protein 6 isoform X3, whose amino-acid sequence MPASSSVRTWRTAFLSLRDETLTSTPRHSTIGKLLDRLLFSNSNSLLSAAPDLPPHEVTSDVLFLLELAANATPHLGHDTIPTLSQVVQLIHGICHRTTVELNPSSWTFILDSFGKMLEFCIGNNSATSSVIECLETVRRLMSVYHQKCAMPDNVQLVKFLLHIISCSHVQLMSESYVSGIRGGSAAMGRRLSLYNSLWEVQTVALTMLGEACSRVGSTFPVDIWHSTIEVLRKLMDFLASKSFLVEDNLMSRFYDSLLHCLHLILMDPKGFLSENVSGFVAALRMFFNYGLTKRPQLTRPAVNYKEKEVGSTSKLNAEEHSKTDSTRYKPPHLRKKQIMPKAEDSQGFSSIVDFASSDSDFSDSDGSSKDAESVRNSKVRVAAIMCIEDLCRADPKSFTSQWTMLLPTNYVLEPRKFEATLMTGLLFDPYLKARMASASALVVMLDGPATVFHQVAEYKESTKFGSFMALSSSLGQILMQLHTGIMYLIQRETHGRLLASVFKILMILISSTPYSRMPGELLPTVITSLQAKIEEGFPFKNDQTGLLAGAFSCLTAAVAATPSSIHVKEMLLREISAGFQDSEKKPGVLFTLFRHSEQLGSPTICFEALQALRAVSHNYPNIMFACWEQVSTIVSRVLGVASLGISTRVWKGHVGNYDGFVGEKVITAAVKVLDECLRGISGFKGTEELLDDKLLDTPFISDCVRLKKVSSAPTYVPESVEDIEEPKTCQSASEQWSYAIEKFIPLVLRHTSAMVRTASVTCFAGITSSVFISLTQEKQNFVISSLINAAIGNEVPAVRSAACRAIGVISCFPQICKSAEILDKFIHAIEINTRDTLVSVRITASWALANICDSVRHCIHDFSLKESTGSNADASLVAFLTECALNLTKDGDKIKSNAVRALGNLSRFVIYTHPSGERDKPVEDTVLSLTTNENKVFMVTDNLEDTYNKTSDVYQAAYLGDSSWLDRMVQAFISCVTTGNVKVQWNVCHALSNLFLNETIRLQDMDCCQKRARRAPRRMGATSAP is encoded by the exons ATGCCGGCGTCCTCGTCGGTGAGGACATGGAGGACGGCTTTTCTGTCATTGAGGGACGAAACCTTGACGAGCACTCCTCGTCATTCGACGATTGGGAAGCTCCTCGATCGTCTTCTCTTCTCCAATTCCAACTCTCTCCTCTCTGCCGCCCCCGACCTCCCTCCTCACGAGGTTACCTCCGATGTTCTGTTCCTCTTGGAACTGGCTGCGAATGCTACTCCTCATCTAGGGCATGATACGATCCCCACCTTGTCTCAAGTTGTTCAGCTG ATCCATGGAATCTGTCATCGTACTACTGTTGAGTTGAATCCCTCTTCTTGGACTTTCATACTCGATTCTTTTGGGAAGATGCTGGAATTCTGTATTGGCAACAACTCTGCTACCAGCTCTGTCATAGAATGCTTGGAGACTGTAAG ACGCCTCATGAGTGTGTACCACCAAAAATGTGCAATGCCGGACAATGTTCAGTTGGTGAAGTTTCTTCTCCATATTATTTCTTGCTCTCATGTACAGTTGATGTCCGAGTCTTATGTGAGTGGCATCAGAGGGGGTTCTGCTGCCATGGGACGGAGATTATCTCTATATAATAGTTTATGGGAAGTTCAGACGGTTGCGTTAACTATGCTTGGAGAAGCATGTTCTAGAGTTGGGTCTACTTTTCCAGTTGATATTTGGCACTCAACTATTGAG GTGCTTAGGAAATTGATGGATTTCTTGGCTTCTAAGAGTTTTCTTGTGGAAGACAATTTAATGTCCAG GTTTTATGACTCTCTTCTCCATTGCTTACATTTGATTCTGATGGATCCTAAAGGTTTCCTTTCTGAGAAT GTGTCTGGTTTTGTGGCAGCATTGCGGATGTTCTTTAATTATGGCCTCACCAAGAGGCCCCAACTTACACGTCCAGCTGTTAATTACAAAGAGAAGGAAGTGGGTTCAACAAGCAAGTTGAATGCAGAAGAACATTCAAAAACAGATTCAACTAGGTATAAGCCTCCACACTTGCGCAAGAAGCAAATAATGCCCAAAGCTGAGGATTCCCAAGGTTTTTCTTCAATAGTTGATTTTGCATCATCAGATTCAGATTTCAGCGATAGTGATGGATCTTCAAAAGATGCGGAAAGTGTTCGAAACTCCAAAGTTAGAGTAGCTGCCATCATGTGCATTGAG GATCTTTGTCGTGCTGATCCAAAATCATTTACTAGCCAGTGGACAATGCTTTTGCCAACCAATTATGTGTTGGAACCAAG GAAGTTTGAAGCAACTCTAATGACAGGATTGCTGTTTGATCCTTACTTAAAG GCTCGAATGGCATCTGCCTCAGCTCTTGTGGTCATGTTGGATGGGCCTGCAACCGTTTTCCATCAGGTTGCAGAATACAAGGAATCAACTAAATTTGGATCCTTTATGGCACTTTCAAGTTCCCTTGGACAGATACTGATGCAGCTTCATACTG GTATTATGTACCTGATTCAGCGCGAAACTCATGGTAGATTGTTGGCATCCGTGTTCAAGATTCTCATGATTTTGATATCATCGACACC GTATTCAAGAATGCCTGGGGAGTTGCTGCCAACAGTAATCACATCTCTACAAGCAAAGATTGAGGAAGGCTTCCCTTTCAAAAATGATCAAACTGGTCTTCTG GCTGGTGCTTTCAGTTGCCTTACAGCAGCTGTAGCTGCAACACCTTCGTCCATACACGTCAAAGAAATGCTTTTAAGAGAAATATCAGCAG GTTTTCAAGATTCTGAAAAGAAACCAGGTGTTCTTTTCACTCTATTTCGACATTCTGAACAACTAGGCAGCCCAACAATATGCTTTGAGGCACTTCAG GCCCTCAGAGCTGTGTCACACAATTACCCAAACATAATGTTTGCATGTTGGGAACAAGTTTCCACCATTGTTTCCAGGGTTTTAGGGGTAGCTAGCCTTGGAATTTCTACGCGGGTATGGAAGGGACATGTGGGAAACTATGATGGGTTTGTTGGGGAAAAAGTCATTACAGCTGCTGTCAAG GTCTTAGATGAATGCCTTCGTGGCATATCTGGATTTAAAGGAACTGAGGAACTTTTAGATGATAAACTATTggatactccatttatttctgaTTGTGTGAGGCTGAAGAAAGTATCATCTGCTCCAACATATGTCCCTGAGAGTGTAGAAGATATTGAAGAGCCAAAAACATGTCAATCAGCAAGCGAACAGTGGTCTTATGCAATTGAGAAATTCATACCTTTGGTTTTGAGGCACACTTCTGCAATG gTGAGAACTGCATCAGTTACTTGTTTTGCTGGAATTACTTCCTCCGTGTTCATCTCTCTCACACAGGAGAAACAGAACTTCGTTATTTCATCTTTA ATTAATGCTGCTATAGGTAATGAAGTCCCTGCAGTAAGGTCAGCTGCTTGTCGAGCCATTGGTGTTATATCATGTTTTCCTCAAATCTGCAAGAG TGCAGAGATACTCGACAAGTTTATCCATGCCATCGAAATCAATACACGTGATACCTTGGTCTCG GTGCGAATAACAGCCTCTTGGGCTTTGGCAAATATTTGTGATTCTGTCCGGCACTGTATTCATGACTTTTCCTTGAAGGAGAGTACAG GCTCAAATGCAGATGCTTCGTTGGTGGCTTTTTTAACTGAGTGCGCTTTGAATTTGACAAAGGATGGAGACAAG ATCAAGTCAAACGCAGTGAGGGCTCTTGGAAATTTGTCAAGATTTGTTATATATACGCATCCATCTGGTGAGCGTGATAAGCCAGTAGAAGATACAGTCTTATCATTGACAACCAACGAGAATAAAGTGTTCATGGTAACTGATAATCTGGAAGATACCTATAATAAAACATCAGATGTATATCAAGCTGCTTATTTGGGCGATTCAAGTTGGCTGGATAGAATGGTGCAAGCATTTATTTCTTGCGTTACGACTGGGAATGTGAAG GTCCAGTGGAATGTTTGCCATGCTTTGAGCAacctttttttaaatgaaacaaTAAGATTGCAGGATATGGACTG TTGTCAAAAGCGAGcaaggcgcgcgcctaggcgcatgGGCGCAACCTCTGCACCTTGA
- the LOC119986765 gene encoding HEAT repeat-containing protein 6 isoform X1, translated as MPASSSVRTWRTAFLSLRDETLTSTPRHSTIGKLLDRLLFSNSNSLLSAAPDLPPHEVTSDVLFLLELAANATPHLGHDTIPTLSQVVQLIHGICHRTTVELNPSSWTFILDSFGKMLEFCIGNNSATSSVIECLETVRRLMSVYHQKCAMPDNVQLVKFLLHIISCSHVQLMSESYVSGIRGGSAAMGRRLSLYNSLWEVQTVALTMLGEACSRVGSTFPVDIWHSTIEVLRKLMDFLASKSFLVEDNLMSRFYDSLLHCLHLILMDPKGFLSENVSGFVAALRMFFNYGLTKRPQLTRPAVNYKEKEVGSTSKLNAEEHSKTDSTRYKPPHLRKKQIMPKAEDSQGFSSIVDFASSDSDFSDSDGSSKDAESVRNSKVRVAAIMCIEDLCRADPKSFTSQWTMLLPTNYVLEPRKFEATLMTGLLFDPYLKARMASASALVVMLDGPATVFHQVAEYKESTKFGSFMALSSSLGQILMQLHTGIMYLIQRETHGRLLASVFKILMILISSTPYSRMPGELLPTVITSLQAKIEEGFPFKNDQTGLLAGAFSCLTAAVAATPSSIHVKEMLLREISAGFQDSEKKPGVLFTLFRHSEQLGSPTICFEALQALRAVSHNYPNIMFACWEQVSTIVSRVLGVASLGISTRVWKGHVGNYDGFVGEKVITAAVKVLDECLRGISGFKGTEELLDDKLLDTPFISDCVRLKKVSSAPTYVPESVEDIEEPKTCQSASEQWSYAIEKFIPLVLRHTSAMVRTASVTCFAGITSSVFISLTQEKQNFVISSLINAAIGNEVPAVRSAACRAIGVISCFPQICKSAEILDKFIHAIEINTRDTLVSVRITASWALANICDSVRHCIHDFSLKESTGSNADASLVAFLTECALNLTKDGDKIKSNAVRALGNLSRFVIYTHPSGERDKPVEDTVLSLTTNENKVFMVTDNLEDTYNKTSDVYQAAYLGDSSWLDRMVQAFISCVTTGNVKVQWNVCHALSNLFLNETIRLQDMDWAPSVFGILMLLLRDSANFKIRIQAAVALAVPASVLDYGKSFSDVVQSLEHILENLGSDHIPAASSFRYRTVLEKQVTSSFLHVLGLASSSDQQPLKDFLAKKASFLEEWFKLLCCSLDETNMQSEVESSLGNQKKEMIAKAVRSLTEVYADRNHHALAQRFEKLENSI; from the exons ATGCCGGCGTCCTCGTCGGTGAGGACATGGAGGACGGCTTTTCTGTCATTGAGGGACGAAACCTTGACGAGCACTCCTCGTCATTCGACGATTGGGAAGCTCCTCGATCGTCTTCTCTTCTCCAATTCCAACTCTCTCCTCTCTGCCGCCCCCGACCTCCCTCCTCACGAGGTTACCTCCGATGTTCTGTTCCTCTTGGAACTGGCTGCGAATGCTACTCCTCATCTAGGGCATGATACGATCCCCACCTTGTCTCAAGTTGTTCAGCTG ATCCATGGAATCTGTCATCGTACTACTGTTGAGTTGAATCCCTCTTCTTGGACTTTCATACTCGATTCTTTTGGGAAGATGCTGGAATTCTGTATTGGCAACAACTCTGCTACCAGCTCTGTCATAGAATGCTTGGAGACTGTAAG ACGCCTCATGAGTGTGTACCACCAAAAATGTGCAATGCCGGACAATGTTCAGTTGGTGAAGTTTCTTCTCCATATTATTTCTTGCTCTCATGTACAGTTGATGTCCGAGTCTTATGTGAGTGGCATCAGAGGGGGTTCTGCTGCCATGGGACGGAGATTATCTCTATATAATAGTTTATGGGAAGTTCAGACGGTTGCGTTAACTATGCTTGGAGAAGCATGTTCTAGAGTTGGGTCTACTTTTCCAGTTGATATTTGGCACTCAACTATTGAG GTGCTTAGGAAATTGATGGATTTCTTGGCTTCTAAGAGTTTTCTTGTGGAAGACAATTTAATGTCCAG GTTTTATGACTCTCTTCTCCATTGCTTACATTTGATTCTGATGGATCCTAAAGGTTTCCTTTCTGAGAAT GTGTCTGGTTTTGTGGCAGCATTGCGGATGTTCTTTAATTATGGCCTCACCAAGAGGCCCCAACTTACACGTCCAGCTGTTAATTACAAAGAGAAGGAAGTGGGTTCAACAAGCAAGTTGAATGCAGAAGAACATTCAAAAACAGATTCAACTAGGTATAAGCCTCCACACTTGCGCAAGAAGCAAATAATGCCCAAAGCTGAGGATTCCCAAGGTTTTTCTTCAATAGTTGATTTTGCATCATCAGATTCAGATTTCAGCGATAGTGATGGATCTTCAAAAGATGCGGAAAGTGTTCGAAACTCCAAAGTTAGAGTAGCTGCCATCATGTGCATTGAG GATCTTTGTCGTGCTGATCCAAAATCATTTACTAGCCAGTGGACAATGCTTTTGCCAACCAATTATGTGTTGGAACCAAG GAAGTTTGAAGCAACTCTAATGACAGGATTGCTGTTTGATCCTTACTTAAAG GCTCGAATGGCATCTGCCTCAGCTCTTGTGGTCATGTTGGATGGGCCTGCAACCGTTTTCCATCAGGTTGCAGAATACAAGGAATCAACTAAATTTGGATCCTTTATGGCACTTTCAAGTTCCCTTGGACAGATACTGATGCAGCTTCATACTG GTATTATGTACCTGATTCAGCGCGAAACTCATGGTAGATTGTTGGCATCCGTGTTCAAGATTCTCATGATTTTGATATCATCGACACC GTATTCAAGAATGCCTGGGGAGTTGCTGCCAACAGTAATCACATCTCTACAAGCAAAGATTGAGGAAGGCTTCCCTTTCAAAAATGATCAAACTGGTCTTCTG GCTGGTGCTTTCAGTTGCCTTACAGCAGCTGTAGCTGCAACACCTTCGTCCATACACGTCAAAGAAATGCTTTTAAGAGAAATATCAGCAG GTTTTCAAGATTCTGAAAAGAAACCAGGTGTTCTTTTCACTCTATTTCGACATTCTGAACAACTAGGCAGCCCAACAATATGCTTTGAGGCACTTCAG GCCCTCAGAGCTGTGTCACACAATTACCCAAACATAATGTTTGCATGTTGGGAACAAGTTTCCACCATTGTTTCCAGGGTTTTAGGGGTAGCTAGCCTTGGAATTTCTACGCGGGTATGGAAGGGACATGTGGGAAACTATGATGGGTTTGTTGGGGAAAAAGTCATTACAGCTGCTGTCAAG GTCTTAGATGAATGCCTTCGTGGCATATCTGGATTTAAAGGAACTGAGGAACTTTTAGATGATAAACTATTggatactccatttatttctgaTTGTGTGAGGCTGAAGAAAGTATCATCTGCTCCAACATATGTCCCTGAGAGTGTAGAAGATATTGAAGAGCCAAAAACATGTCAATCAGCAAGCGAACAGTGGTCTTATGCAATTGAGAAATTCATACCTTTGGTTTTGAGGCACACTTCTGCAATG gTGAGAACTGCATCAGTTACTTGTTTTGCTGGAATTACTTCCTCCGTGTTCATCTCTCTCACACAGGAGAAACAGAACTTCGTTATTTCATCTTTA ATTAATGCTGCTATAGGTAATGAAGTCCCTGCAGTAAGGTCAGCTGCTTGTCGAGCCATTGGTGTTATATCATGTTTTCCTCAAATCTGCAAGAG TGCAGAGATACTCGACAAGTTTATCCATGCCATCGAAATCAATACACGTGATACCTTGGTCTCG GTGCGAATAACAGCCTCTTGGGCTTTGGCAAATATTTGTGATTCTGTCCGGCACTGTATTCATGACTTTTCCTTGAAGGAGAGTACAG GCTCAAATGCAGATGCTTCGTTGGTGGCTTTTTTAACTGAGTGCGCTTTGAATTTGACAAAGGATGGAGACAAG ATCAAGTCAAACGCAGTGAGGGCTCTTGGAAATTTGTCAAGATTTGTTATATATACGCATCCATCTGGTGAGCGTGATAAGCCAGTAGAAGATACAGTCTTATCATTGACAACCAACGAGAATAAAGTGTTCATGGTAACTGATAATCTGGAAGATACCTATAATAAAACATCAGATGTATATCAAGCTGCTTATTTGGGCGATTCAAGTTGGCTGGATAGAATGGTGCAAGCATTTATTTCTTGCGTTACGACTGGGAATGTGAAG GTCCAGTGGAATGTTTGCCATGCTTTGAGCAacctttttttaaatgaaacaaTAAGATTGCAGGATATGGACTG GGCTCCTTCTGTATTTGGTATTCTTATGCTACTATTACGTGATTCTGCTAACTTCAAGATCCGGATACAAGCTGCTGTCGCTTTAGCTGTCCCAGCCTCTGTTCTTG ATTATGGAAAATCGTTCTCAGATGTTGTCCAAAGTCTAGAGCATATACTTGAGAATCTTGGTTCAGACCATATTCCAGCAGCATCAAGTTTCAGATATAGGACTGTACTTGAGAAGCAG GTAACCTCAAGTTTTTTGCATGTCCTTGGCCTTGCTTCAAGCAGTGATCAGCAACCTCTCAAAGATTTTCTTGCGAAA AAAGCATCATTTCTTGAGGAGTGGTTTAAGCTGCTATGCTGCTCATTAGATGAGACAAATATGCAGTCTGAGGTTGAAAGTTCCTTAGGAAAccaaaagaaagagatgattGCCAAGGCAGTACGATCACTAACTGAAGTGTACGCAGACAGAAATCACCATGCACTTGCACAGAGATTTGAGAAGTTGGAAAACAGCATATAA
- the LOC119986765 gene encoding HEAT repeat-containing protein 6 isoform X2 produces MPASSSVRTWRTAFLSLRDETLTSTPRHSTIGKLLDRLLFSNSNSLLSAAPDLPPHEVTSDVLFLLELAANATPHLGHDTIPTLSQVVQLIHGICHRTTVELNPSSWTFILDSFGKMLEFCIGNNSATSSVIECLETVRRLMSVYHQKCAMPDNVQLVKFLLHIISCSHVQLMSESYVSGIRGGSAAMGRRLSLYNSLWEVQTVALTMLGEACSRVGSTFPVDIWHSTIEVLRKLMDFLASKSFLVEDNLMSRFYDSLLHCLHLILMDPKGFLSENVSGFVAALRMFFNYGLTKRPQLTRPAVNYKEKEVGSTSKLNAEEHSKTDSTRYKPPHLRKKQIMPKAEDSQGFSSIVDFASSDSDFSDSDGSSKDAESVRNSKVRVAAIMCIEDLCRADPKSFTSQWTMLLPTNYVLEPRKFEATLMTGLLFDPYLKARMASASALVVMLDGPATVFHQVAEYKESTKFGSFMALSSSLGQILMQLHTGIMYLIQRETHGRLLASVFKILMILISSTPYSRMPGELLPTVITSLQAKIEEGFPFKNDQTGLLAGAFSCLTAAVAATPSSIHVKEMLLREISAGFQDSEKKPGVLFTLFRHSEQLGSPTICFEALQALRAVSHNYPNIMFACWEQVSTIVSRVLGVASLGISTRVWKGHVGNYDGFVGEKVITAAVKVLDECLRGISGFKGTEELLDDKLLDTPFISDCVRLKKVSSAPTYVPESVEDIEEPKTCQSASEQWSYAIEKFIPLVLRHTSAMVRTASVTCFAGITSSVFISLTQEKQNFVISSLINAAIGNEVPAVRSAACRAIGVISCFPQICKSAEILDKFIHAIEINTRDTLVSVRITASWALANICDSVRHCIHDFSLKESTGSNADASLVAFLTECALNLTKDGDKIKSNAVRALGNLSRFVIYTHPSGERDKPVEDTVLSLTTNENKVFMVTDNLEDTYNKTSDVYQAAYLGDSSWLDRMVQAFISCVTTGNVKVQWNVCHALSNLFLNETIRLQDMDWAPSVFGILMLLLRDSANFKIRIQAAVALAVPASVLGNLKFFACPWPCFKQ; encoded by the exons ATGCCGGCGTCCTCGTCGGTGAGGACATGGAGGACGGCTTTTCTGTCATTGAGGGACGAAACCTTGACGAGCACTCCTCGTCATTCGACGATTGGGAAGCTCCTCGATCGTCTTCTCTTCTCCAATTCCAACTCTCTCCTCTCTGCCGCCCCCGACCTCCCTCCTCACGAGGTTACCTCCGATGTTCTGTTCCTCTTGGAACTGGCTGCGAATGCTACTCCTCATCTAGGGCATGATACGATCCCCACCTTGTCTCAAGTTGTTCAGCTG ATCCATGGAATCTGTCATCGTACTACTGTTGAGTTGAATCCCTCTTCTTGGACTTTCATACTCGATTCTTTTGGGAAGATGCTGGAATTCTGTATTGGCAACAACTCTGCTACCAGCTCTGTCATAGAATGCTTGGAGACTGTAAG ACGCCTCATGAGTGTGTACCACCAAAAATGTGCAATGCCGGACAATGTTCAGTTGGTGAAGTTTCTTCTCCATATTATTTCTTGCTCTCATGTACAGTTGATGTCCGAGTCTTATGTGAGTGGCATCAGAGGGGGTTCTGCTGCCATGGGACGGAGATTATCTCTATATAATAGTTTATGGGAAGTTCAGACGGTTGCGTTAACTATGCTTGGAGAAGCATGTTCTAGAGTTGGGTCTACTTTTCCAGTTGATATTTGGCACTCAACTATTGAG GTGCTTAGGAAATTGATGGATTTCTTGGCTTCTAAGAGTTTTCTTGTGGAAGACAATTTAATGTCCAG GTTTTATGACTCTCTTCTCCATTGCTTACATTTGATTCTGATGGATCCTAAAGGTTTCCTTTCTGAGAAT GTGTCTGGTTTTGTGGCAGCATTGCGGATGTTCTTTAATTATGGCCTCACCAAGAGGCCCCAACTTACACGTCCAGCTGTTAATTACAAAGAGAAGGAAGTGGGTTCAACAAGCAAGTTGAATGCAGAAGAACATTCAAAAACAGATTCAACTAGGTATAAGCCTCCACACTTGCGCAAGAAGCAAATAATGCCCAAAGCTGAGGATTCCCAAGGTTTTTCTTCAATAGTTGATTTTGCATCATCAGATTCAGATTTCAGCGATAGTGATGGATCTTCAAAAGATGCGGAAAGTGTTCGAAACTCCAAAGTTAGAGTAGCTGCCATCATGTGCATTGAG GATCTTTGTCGTGCTGATCCAAAATCATTTACTAGCCAGTGGACAATGCTTTTGCCAACCAATTATGTGTTGGAACCAAG GAAGTTTGAAGCAACTCTAATGACAGGATTGCTGTTTGATCCTTACTTAAAG GCTCGAATGGCATCTGCCTCAGCTCTTGTGGTCATGTTGGATGGGCCTGCAACCGTTTTCCATCAGGTTGCAGAATACAAGGAATCAACTAAATTTGGATCCTTTATGGCACTTTCAAGTTCCCTTGGACAGATACTGATGCAGCTTCATACTG GTATTATGTACCTGATTCAGCGCGAAACTCATGGTAGATTGTTGGCATCCGTGTTCAAGATTCTCATGATTTTGATATCATCGACACC GTATTCAAGAATGCCTGGGGAGTTGCTGCCAACAGTAATCACATCTCTACAAGCAAAGATTGAGGAAGGCTTCCCTTTCAAAAATGATCAAACTGGTCTTCTG GCTGGTGCTTTCAGTTGCCTTACAGCAGCTGTAGCTGCAACACCTTCGTCCATACACGTCAAAGAAATGCTTTTAAGAGAAATATCAGCAG GTTTTCAAGATTCTGAAAAGAAACCAGGTGTTCTTTTCACTCTATTTCGACATTCTGAACAACTAGGCAGCCCAACAATATGCTTTGAGGCACTTCAG GCCCTCAGAGCTGTGTCACACAATTACCCAAACATAATGTTTGCATGTTGGGAACAAGTTTCCACCATTGTTTCCAGGGTTTTAGGGGTAGCTAGCCTTGGAATTTCTACGCGGGTATGGAAGGGACATGTGGGAAACTATGATGGGTTTGTTGGGGAAAAAGTCATTACAGCTGCTGTCAAG GTCTTAGATGAATGCCTTCGTGGCATATCTGGATTTAAAGGAACTGAGGAACTTTTAGATGATAAACTATTggatactccatttatttctgaTTGTGTGAGGCTGAAGAAAGTATCATCTGCTCCAACATATGTCCCTGAGAGTGTAGAAGATATTGAAGAGCCAAAAACATGTCAATCAGCAAGCGAACAGTGGTCTTATGCAATTGAGAAATTCATACCTTTGGTTTTGAGGCACACTTCTGCAATG gTGAGAACTGCATCAGTTACTTGTTTTGCTGGAATTACTTCCTCCGTGTTCATCTCTCTCACACAGGAGAAACAGAACTTCGTTATTTCATCTTTA ATTAATGCTGCTATAGGTAATGAAGTCCCTGCAGTAAGGTCAGCTGCTTGTCGAGCCATTGGTGTTATATCATGTTTTCCTCAAATCTGCAAGAG TGCAGAGATACTCGACAAGTTTATCCATGCCATCGAAATCAATACACGTGATACCTTGGTCTCG GTGCGAATAACAGCCTCTTGGGCTTTGGCAAATATTTGTGATTCTGTCCGGCACTGTATTCATGACTTTTCCTTGAAGGAGAGTACAG GCTCAAATGCAGATGCTTCGTTGGTGGCTTTTTTAACTGAGTGCGCTTTGAATTTGACAAAGGATGGAGACAAG ATCAAGTCAAACGCAGTGAGGGCTCTTGGAAATTTGTCAAGATTTGTTATATATACGCATCCATCTGGTGAGCGTGATAAGCCAGTAGAAGATACAGTCTTATCATTGACAACCAACGAGAATAAAGTGTTCATGGTAACTGATAATCTGGAAGATACCTATAATAAAACATCAGATGTATATCAAGCTGCTTATTTGGGCGATTCAAGTTGGCTGGATAGAATGGTGCAAGCATTTATTTCTTGCGTTACGACTGGGAATGTGAAG GTCCAGTGGAATGTTTGCCATGCTTTGAGCAacctttttttaaatgaaacaaTAAGATTGCAGGATATGGACTG GGCTCCTTCTGTATTTGGTATTCTTATGCTACTATTACGTGATTCTGCTAACTTCAAGATCCGGATACAAGCTGCTGTCGCTTTAGCTGTCCCAGCCTCTGTTCTTG GTAACCTCAAGTTTTTTGCATGTCCTTGGCCTTGCTTCAAGCAGTGA